A DNA window from Anastrepha obliqua isolate idAnaObli1 chromosome 5, idAnaObli1_1.0, whole genome shotgun sequence contains the following coding sequences:
- the LOC129248086 gene encoding protein peste-like produces the protein MFPEKNRCFIFKIVGSCLVILGLLHGFFSETLVNKLMEKEMVLSPDSKTFDLWKKPPVKVTLDFYMFNWTNPQDFQNLNIKPKFEELGPYRFTEVPHKVDIKWHPDNASMTYRKQSKYYFDAAGSKGRLEDEIVTLNSLAVSLSAKAKRWSPLRRRVIDIALKVYHNDITMKKSMDELLFEGFEDVLLNVANFLPSSLTDVKVPFDKFGYCYPRNDSVDVTGLYNIHTGADDISKFGQIHTWNYRNTTGAYAPECSKVYGSAGEFQSVYLQPHKPIHYFLSDVCRTVRMDYVETTEVEGIKGFRYEGGKRMVDNGTLYPENVCHCNGECVPSGLINISSCWFGSPMFISYPHFYDADPYYLSEVDGLRPEKQKHELYLVLEPKTGLMLEMAARLQSNILVEPISDFTMFRNRRRIFFPLFWFEARTRVSPDLANEFKILPRVTLCGQILGGISVLIGVVLLLWYPVKAHLQNRLIQQIKINNLDSETHRVVGKTISLQPEISPLLVTTAQERTKILERTDTRLSDLSIGESTSSADRSSMQSSASTT, from the exons ATGTTCCCGGAAAAGAATCGCTGCTTTATTTTCAAGATAGTTGGATCTTGCCTGGTCATATTGGGTCTACTGCATGGATTTTTTAGTGAAACCCTTGTCAACAAATTGATGGAAAAG GAAATGGTTTTAAGCCCCGATTCAAAAACGTTTGACCTATGGAAAAAGCCGCCAGTGAAGGTAACATTGGATTTCTACATGTTTAATTGGACCAACCCACAAGATTTCCAAAATCTCAATATAAAACCAAAGTTCGAAGAACTGGGTCCATATCGTTTCACCGAAGTGCCACATAAAGTTGATATCAAATGGCATCCAGATAATGCGTCCATGACCTATAGGAAACAAAGTAAATACTACTTTGATGCCGCCGGTAGTAAAGGGCGATTGGAAGATGAGATTGTGACTCTAAATTCGTTAGCAGTG tcACTGTCCGCCAAAGCGAAGCGTTGGAGCCCATTGCGTCGTCGCGTGATCGATATTGCTTTGAAGGTCTATCATAATGATATAACAATGAAGAAATCAATGGATGAGTTACTTTTTGAGGGCTTTGAGGACGTGCTTTTGAATGTTGCCAACTTTTTGCCTTCTTCGCTGACTGATGTGAAGGTGCCATTCGATAAATTTGGCTATTGTTATCCG CGCAATGATAGCGTTGATGTTACTGGCCTATACAACATTCACACCGGCGCTGATGATATAAGCAAATTTGGCCAAATTCACACTTGGAATTATCGTAATACGACCGGAGCGTATGCGCCCGAATGCTCGAAAGTCTATGGCTCGGCGGGAGAATTTCAATCTGTCTATTTACAACCACACAAACCGATACATTACTTTTTGTCAGACGTCTGTCGCACCGTCAGAATGGATTATGTGGAGACTACGGAGGTGGAGGGTATTAAAGGTTTCCGATATGAGGGCGGCAAGCGTATGGTGGATAATG GCACCCTATATCCCGAAAACGTTTGCCATTGCAATGGAGAATGTGTGCCATCAGGTTTAATCAACATCTCATCCTGCTGGTTCGGTTCACCGATGTTTATTTCCTATCCACACTTTTACGATGCTGATCCGTATTATCTCAGCGAAGTGGATGGTTTGCGGCCCGAAAAGCAGAAACATGAACTCTATTTGGTGTTGGAGCCGAAAACAGGACTAATGTTAGAGATGGCAGCACGTCTGCAATCCAACATTCTAGTCGAACCCATTTCGGATTTCAC CATGTTCCGCAACAGACGCCGTATATTTTTCCCGCTCTTTTGGTTTGAAGCACGCACACGCGTCTCACCAGATCTGGCCAATGAATTCAAAATATTGCCACGGGTCACTTTGTGTGGTCAGATATTGGGCGGTATTAGCGTATTGATTGGAGTGGTGTTGCTACTTTGGTATCCGGTTAAGGCGCATTTGCAGAATCGTCtaatacaacaaataaaaatcaacaatttgGATAGTGAAACGCATCGTGTAGTGGGCAAAACCATATCGTTGCAGCCAGAGATTTCACCGCTTTTGGTGACAACAGCGCAAGAGAGAACAAAAATATTGGAACGAACCGATACGAGGCTATCGGATTTGAGTATAGGCGAGAGTACAAGTTCAGCCGATCGCAGTTCAATGCAATCAAGTGCGAGTACAACGTGA